Proteins found in one Methylobacterium sp. CB376 genomic segment:
- a CDS encoding VCBS domain-containing protein has translation MATIANTSTASVTFSNSTAAANMAQSIVEDNALIFSFDVLKASGGGTNTTVYSVDDGIKNDDGGAAITVTNTAFANYNKDLLIADQVGGAWEYKDVNWNGNKYTIAFRIGSDNKIVVDARSMASAVDAMAAGDIFSDSIQYTIKMANGTLSVGTLTYTIVGQNDAAVIGNATNTSVIEDVGVTAGKLVASGTISVSDADHDQSYFQTTVTPGAVTGTTNGAADTAPLGTLIISANGNYSYSVDNSAVQYLRSGESRIESFTIKSADGTSKVVSFTVNGANDVAVIGNASNTSVTEDAGVTAGKLVASGTISVSDADHDQASFQMTVTKADGTLGDLVLNTDGTYTYSVANSAVQYLGASDSKVETFTIKSADGTTKDVSFTIHGANDAAVIGDPTVADVTEDANVNGSGNLTAAGSISISDADQNQASFQTTVTKADGTLGDLVLNTDGSYTYSVANSAVQFLGASDSKVETFTVTAQDGTTKQVSFTIHGANDAAVIGDPTVADVTEDANVNGSGNLTAAGSISISDADQNQASFQTTVTKADGTLGDLVLNTDGSYTYSVANSAVQFLGASDSKVETFTVTAQDGTTKQVSFTIHGANDAAVIGDPTVADVTEDVAINGSGNLTASGTISISDADQNQATFLTSVTKADGTLGDLVLNTDGSYTYSVANSAVQYLGASDSKVETFTIKSADGTTKDVSFTIHGANDAAVIGTPTVADVTEDVAINGSGNLTASGTISISDADQNQASFQTTVTKADGTLGDLVLNTDGSYTYSVANSAVQFLGASDSKVETFTVTAQDGTTKQVSFTIHGANDAAVIGDPTVADVTEDANVNGSGNLTAAGSISISDADQNQASFQTTVTKADGTLGDLVLNTDGSYTYSVANSAVQFLGASDSKVETFTIKSADGTTKDVSFTIHGANDAAVIGTPTVADVTEDVAINGSGNLTASGTISISDADQNQATFLTSVTKADGTLGDLVLNTDGSYTYSVANSAVQFLGASDSKVETFTIKSADGTTKDVSFTIHGANDAAVIGTPTVADVTEDVAINGSGNLTASGTISISDADQNQASFQTTVTKADGTLGDLVLNTDGSYTYSVANSAVQFLGASDSKVETFTVTAQDGTTKQVSFTIHGANDAAVIGDPTVADVTEDANVNGSGNLTAAGSISISDADQNQASFQTTVTKADGTLGDLVLNTDGSYTYSVANSAVQFLGASDSKVETFTVTAQDGTTKQVSFTIHGANDAAVIGDPTVADVTEDVAINGSGNLTASGTISISDADQNQASFQTTVTKADGTLGDLVLNTDGSYTYSVANSAVQFLGASDSKVETFTVTAQDGTTKQVSFTIHGANDAAVIGDPTVADVTEDANVNGSGNLTAAGSISISDADQNQASFQTTVTKADGTLGDLVLNTDGSYTYSVANSAVQFLGASDSKVETFTIKSADGTTKDVSFTIHGANDAAVIGTPTVADVTEDVAINGSGNLTASGTISISDADQNQASFQTTVTKADGTLGDLVLNTDGSYTYSVANSAVQFLGASDSKVETFTIKSADGTTKDVSFTIHGANDAAVIGTPTVADVTEDVAINGSGNLTASGTISISDADQNQASFQTTVTKADGTLGDLVLNTDGTYTYSVANSAVQYLGASDSKVETFTIKSADGTTKDVSFTIHGANDAAVIGTPTVADVTEDVAINGSGNLTASGTISISDADQNQASFQTTVTKADGTLGDLVLNTDGSYTYSVANSAVQFLGASDSKVETFTVTAQDGTTKQVSFTIHGANDAAVIGDPTVADVTEDANVNGSGNLTAAGSISISDADQNQASFQTTVTKADGTLGDLVLNTDGSYTYSVANSAVQFLGASDSKVETFTVTAQDGTTKQVSFTIHGANDAAVIGDPTVADVTEDANVNGSGNLTAAGSISISDADQNQASFQTTVTKADGTLGDLVLNTDGSYTYSVANSAVQFLGASDSKVETFTVTAQDGTTKQVSFTIHGANDAAVIGDPTVADVTEDTNVSNGNLTATGSISITDADQNQATFLTSVTKADGTLGDLVLNTDGTYTYSVANSAVQFLGASDSKVETFTIKSADGTTKDVSFTIHGANDAAVIGTPTVADVTEDANVNGSGNLTATGSISITDADQNQATFLTSVTKADGTLGSLTLAADGTYTYSVANSAVQFLGASDSKVETFTIKSADGTTKDVSFTIHGANDAAVIGTPTVADVTEDVAVNGSGNLTASGSISITDADQNQASFQTTVTKADGTLGSLTLAANGTYTYSVANSAVQFLGASDTKVDTFTVTALDGTTKQVSFTVQGANDAAVIGTPSVSTVTEDVAVNGSGNLTATGTISISDADQNQASLSTTVTAAQGTLGSLSLAANGSYTYSVANSAVQYLGAGQTRVETFTIKSADGTTKDVSFTVQGANDAAVIGTPSVSTVTEDVGVNGSGNLTATGSISISDADQNQASFSTTVAAAQGNLGTLSLAANGTYTYTVANSAVQFLGASDTKVDTFTVTALDGTTKQVSFTVQGANDAAVIGTPSVSTVTEDVAVNGSGNLTATGTISISDADQNQASLSTTVTAAQGTLGSLSLAANGSYTYSVANSAVQYLGAGQTRVETFTIKSADGTTKDVSFTVQGANDAAVIGTPSVSTVTEDVGVNGSGNLTATGSISISDADQNQASFSTTVAAAQGNLGTLSLAANGTYTYTVANSAVQFLGASDTKVDTFTVTALDGTTKQVSFTVQGANDAAVIGTPSVSTVTEDVAVNGSGNLTATGTISISDADQNQASLSTTVTAAQGTLGSLSLAANGSYTYSVANSAVQFLNSGESRVETFTVKALDGTTKDVSFTINGADEAVVAGTATINATPGTPSNKTTVTVQFSKSVFAPGESTDANSVFDINDFRWNGQALPGNFNVTGSLSSDGKTWTGTFDVPENANDAAGTLSIASTYKFKDGSAGATASQATTIQPAGATGEPLNLALMVPSSAQGEVTVTIKGIPSDWTLSSGIKNADGSWTVTTTDVASLSVTTPATYVGAAVLNVALAWTNTDGTTGTTTIADNVEAYAKGSPIFAWSGHDTLTGSTAADLFVFGNPIGEDKIYSFDAAADKIDLIGYGGFKSFTDVQAHLADDATGSAVVTLADGQTITLDHVHASDLSAANFVFDQTPAVTNSAAMVLSDGAMLPLSGAVTNTGTIALNSTGGGTLLQVIDQGITLTGGGTVKMSDDDGNTIAGTKGSVTLTNLDNTISGAGQLGGGALTLTNQASGKITADGSHALVIDTGTTVVENAGTLAATGSGGLVVKGALDNTGTVWAHGGNVTVEGAVTGSGTALIDGNATMEFGAASSAHVDLGHGDGTLKLDDSLHFNGSITGFGAGDHVDLADLLFGSSTSVSYAANAQGTGGLLNVSDGVHTAALALQGTYDAAAFSLTKDSDGHALVSYDPLHHGLA, from the coding sequence ATGGCTACCATCGCGAACACCTCGACCGCTTCGGTGACTTTTTCTAACTCCACGGCTGCCGCGAACATGGCGCAGTCTATTGTGGAGGATAATGCGCTTATATTCTCATTTGATGTTCTAAAAGCGAGCGGCGGCGGCACTAACACGACCGTGTATTCCGTTGATGACGGTATTAAGAACGATGATGGTGGGGCAGCCATCACTGTCACCAACACGGCGTTCGCGAATTACAACAAAGATCTTCTCATAGCTGATCAGGTGGGTGGCGCCTGGGAATATAAAGACGTAAATTGGAACGGCAATAAGTACACAATTGCATTCAGAATCGGATCCGACAACAAGATTGTCGTTGATGCACGCAGCATGGCTTCTGCAGTCGATGCTATGGCGGCAGGCGACATTTTCAGCGACTCGATCCAATATACAATAAAGATGGCGAACGGCACGCTGAGCGTTGGAACGCTCACGTATACGATCGTTGGTCAGAACGATGCGGCGGTGATTGGGAACGCGACCAACACGAGCGTGATTGAGGACGTGGGTGTCACCGCCGGCAAGTTGGTCGCGAGTGGCACCATCTCGGTGTCCGACGCTGATCACGATCAGTCTTATTTCCAGACCACCGTCACGCCTGGCGCAGTGACCGGTACCACGAATGGAGCGGCTGACACGGCTCCGCTGGGCACGCTCATCATCAGCGCGAACGGGAACTACTCCTACTCAGTGGACAACAGCGCGGTGCAATACCTGCGCAGCGGTGAAAGCCGGATTGAGAGCTTCACGATCAAGTCGGCCGACGGCACATCCAAGGTGGTGAGCTTCACCGTCAACGGCGCGAACGACGTGGCGGTGATCGGAAACGCGTCCAACACGAGCGTGACCGAGGATGCAGGTGTCACGGCCGGCAAGTTGGTCGCGAGTGGCACCATCTCGGTGTCCGACGCTGATCACGATCAGGCCTCGTTCCAGATGACCGTCACCAAGGCGGACGGCACGCTGGGCGATCTCGTCCTGAACACGGACGGCACCTACACCTACTCCGTGGCCAACAGCGCCGTGCAGTACCTGGGCGCCAGCGACAGCAAGGTCGAGACCTTCACGATCAAGTCGGCGGATGGCACCACCAAGGACGTGAGCTTCACGATCCACGGTGCCAACGATGCCGCGGTGATCGGCGACCCGACCGTGGCGGACGTCACGGAAGACGCCAACGTCAACGGCTCGGGCAACCTGACTGCCGCTGGCTCGATCTCGATCAGCGATGCGGATCAGAACCAGGCCTCGTTCCAGACCACCGTCACCAAGGCGGACGGCACGCTGGGCGATCTCGTCCTGAACACGGACGGCAGCTACACCTACTCGGTCGCTAACAGCGCCGTGCAGTTCCTGGGCGCCAGCGACAGCAAGGTTGAGACCTTCACGGTCACGGCTCAGGACGGGACGACCAAGCAGGTCAGCTTCACGATCCACGGTGCCAACGATGCCGCGGTGATCGGCGACCCGACCGTGGCGGACGTCACGGAAGACGCCAACGTCAACGGCTCGGGCAACCTGACTGCCGCTGGCTCGATCTCGATCAGCGATGCGGATCAGAACCAGGCCTCGTTCCAGACCACCGTCACCAAGGCGGACGGCACGCTGGGCGATCTCGTCCTGAACACGGACGGCAGCTACACCTACTCGGTCGCTAACAGCGCCGTGCAGTTCCTGGGCGCCAGCGACAGCAAGGTTGAGACCTTCACGGTCACGGCTCAGGACGGGACGACCAAGCAGGTCAGCTTCACGATCCACGGTGCCAACGATGCCGCGGTGATCGGCGACCCGACCGTGGCGGACGTCACCGAGGATGTTGCCATCAACGGCTCGGGTAACCTGACCGCCAGCGGCACGATCTCGATCAGCGATGCGGATCAGAACCAGGCCACGTTCCTGACCTCGGTCACCAAGGCGGACGGCACGCTGGGCGATCTCGTCCTGAACACGGACGGCAGCTACACCTACTCGGTCGCTAACAGCGCCGTGCAGTACCTGGGCGCCAGCGACAGCAAGGTTGAGACCTTCACGATCAAGTCGGCGGATGGCACCACCAAGGACGTGAGCTTCACGATCCATGGTGCCAACGACGCCGCCGTGATCGGCACGCCCACCGTGGCGGACGTCACCGAGGATGTTGCCATCAACGGCTCGGGTAACCTGACCGCCAGCGGCACGATCTCGATCAGCGATGCGGATCAGAACCAGGCCTCGTTCCAGACCACCGTCACCAAGGCGGACGGCACGCTGGGCGATCTCGTCCTGAACACGGACGGCAGCTACACCTACTCGGTCGCTAACAGCGCCGTGCAGTTCCTGGGCGCCAGCGACAGCAAGGTTGAGACCTTCACGGTCACGGCTCAGGACGGGACGACCAAGCAGGTCAGCTTCACGATCCACGGTGCCAACGATGCCGCGGTGATCGGCGACCCGACCGTGGCGGACGTCACGGAAGACGCCAACGTCAACGGCTCGGGCAACCTGACTGCCGCTGGCTCGATCTCGATCAGCGATGCGGATCAGAACCAGGCCTCGTTCCAGACCACCGTCACCAAGGCGGACGGCACGCTGGGCGATCTCGTCCTGAACACGGACGGCAGCTACACCTACTCGGTCGCTAACAGCGCCGTGCAGTTCCTGGGCGCCAGCGACAGCAAGGTTGAGACCTTCACGATCAAGTCGGCGGATGGCACCACCAAGGACGTGAGCTTCACGATCCATGGTGCCAACGACGCCGCCGTGATCGGCACGCCCACCGTGGCGGACGTCACCGAGGATGTTGCCATCAACGGCTCGGGTAACCTGACCGCCAGCGGCACGATCTCGATCAGCGATGCGGATCAGAACCAGGCCACGTTCCTGACCTCGGTCACCAAGGCGGACGGCACGCTGGGCGATCTCGTCCTGAACACGGACGGCAGCTACACCTACTCGGTCGCTAACAGCGCCGTGCAGTTCCTGGGCGCCAGCGACAGCAAGGTTGAGACCTTCACGATCAAGTCGGCGGATGGCACCACCAAGGACGTGAGCTTCACGATCCATGGTGCCAACGACGCCGCCGTGATCGGCACGCCCACCGTGGCGGACGTCACCGAGGATGTTGCCATCAACGGCTCGGGTAACCTGACCGCCAGCGGCACGATCTCGATCAGCGATGCGGATCAGAACCAGGCCTCGTTCCAGACCACCGTCACCAAGGCGGACGGCACGCTGGGCGATCTCGTCCTGAACACGGACGGCAGCTACACCTACTCGGTCGCTAACAGCGCCGTGCAGTTCCTGGGCGCCAGCGACAGCAAGGTTGAGACCTTCACGGTCACGGCTCAGGACGGGACGACCAAGCAGGTCAGCTTCACGATCCACGGTGCCAACGATGCCGCGGTGATCGGCGACCCGACCGTGGCGGACGTCACGGAAGACGCCAACGTCAACGGCTCGGGCAACCTGACTGCCGCTGGCTCGATCTCGATCAGCGATGCGGATCAGAACCAGGCCTCGTTCCAGACCACCGTCACCAAGGCGGACGGCACGCTGGGCGATCTCGTCCTGAACACGGACGGCAGCTACACCTACTCGGTCGCTAACAGCGCCGTGCAGTTCCTGGGCGCCAGCGACAGCAAGGTTGAGACCTTCACGGTCACGGCTCAGGACGGGACGACCAAGCAGGTCAGCTTCACGATCCACGGTGCCAACGATGCCGCGGTGATCGGCGACCCGACCGTGGCGGACGTCACCGAGGATGTTGCCATCAACGGCTCGGGTAACCTGACCGCCAGCGGCACGATCTCGATCAGCGATGCGGATCAGAACCAGGCCTCGTTCCAGACCACCGTCACCAAGGCGGACGGCACGCTGGGCGATCTCGTCCTGAACACGGACGGCAGCTACACCTACTCGGTCGCTAACAGCGCCGTGCAGTTCCTGGGCGCCAGCGACAGCAAGGTTGAGACCTTCACGGTCACGGCTCAGGACGGGACGACCAAGCAGGTCAGCTTCACGATCCACGGTGCCAACGATGCCGCGGTGATCGGCGACCCGACCGTGGCGGACGTCACGGAAGACGCCAACGTCAACGGCTCGGGCAACCTGACTGCCGCTGGCTCGATCTCGATCAGCGATGCGGATCAGAACCAGGCCTCGTTCCAGACCACCGTCACCAAGGCGGACGGCACGCTGGGCGATCTCGTCCTGAACACGGACGGCAGCTACACCTACTCGGTCGCTAACAGCGCCGTGCAGTTCCTGGGCGCCAGCGACAGCAAGGTTGAGACCTTCACGATCAAGTCGGCGGATGGCACCACCAAGGACGTGAGCTTCACGATCCATGGTGCCAACGACGCCGCCGTGATCGGCACGCCCACCGTGGCGGACGTCACCGAGGATGTTGCCATCAACGGCTCGGGTAACCTGACCGCCAGCGGCACGATCTCGATCAGCGATGCGGATCAGAACCAGGCCTCGTTCCAGACCACCGTCACCAAGGCGGACGGCACGCTGGGCGATCTCGTCCTGAACACGGACGGCAGCTACACCTACTCGGTCGCTAACAGCGCCGTGCAGTTCCTGGGCGCCAGCGACAGCAAGGTTGAGACCTTCACGATCAAGTCGGCGGATGGCACCACCAAGGACGTGAGCTTCACGATCCATGGTGCCAACGACGCCGCCGTGATCGGCACGCCCACCGTGGCGGACGTCACCGAGGATGTTGCCATCAACGGCTCGGGTAACCTGACCGCCAGCGGCACGATCTCGATCAGCGATGCGGATCAGAACCAGGCCTCGTTCCAGACCACCGTCACCAAGGCGGACGGCACGCTGGGCGATCTCGTCCTGAACACGGACGGCACCTACACCTACTCCGTGGCCAACAGCGCCGTGCAGTACCTGGGCGCCAGCGACAGCAAGGTCGAGACCTTCACGATCAAGTCGGCGGATGGCACCACCAAGGACGTGAGCTTCACGATCCATGGTGCCAACGACGCCGCCGTGATCGGCACGCCCACCGTGGCGGACGTCACCGAGGATGTTGCCATCAACGGCTCGGGTAACCTGACCGCCAGCGGCACGATCTCGATCAGCGATGCGGATCAGAACCAGGCCTCGTTCCAGACCACCGTCACCAAGGCGGACGGCACGCTGGGCGATCTCGTCCTGAACACGGACGGCAGCTACACCTACTCGGTCGCTAACAGCGCCGTGCAGTTCCTGGGCGCCAGCGACAGCAAGGTTGAGACCTTCACGGTCACGGCTCAGGACGGGACGACCAAGCAGGTCAGCTTCACGATCCACGGTGCCAACGATGCCGCGGTGATCGGCGACCCGACCGTGGCGGACGTCACGGAAGACGCCAACGTCAACGGCTCGGGCAACCTGACTGCCGCTGGCTCGATCTCGATCAGCGATGCGGATCAGAACCAGGCCTCGTTCCAGACCACCGTCACCAAGGCGGACGGCACGCTGGGCGATCTCGTCCTGAACACGGACGGCAGCTACACCTACTCGGTCGCTAACAGCGCCGTGCAGTTCCTGGGCGCCAGCGACAGCAAGGTTGAGACCTTCACGGTCACGGCTCAGGACGGGACGACCAAGCAGGTCAGCTTCACGATCCACGGTGCCAACGATGCCGCGGTGATCGGCGACCCGACCGTGGCGGACGTCACGGAAGACGCCAACGTCAACGGCTCGGGCAACCTGACTGCCGCTGGCTCGATCTCGATCAGCGATGCGGATCAGAACCAGGCCTCGTTCCAGACCACCGTCACCAAGGCGGACGGCACGCTGGGCGATCTCGTCCTGAACACGGACGGCAGCTACACCTACTCGGTCGCTAACAGCGCCGTGCAGTTCCTGGGCGCCAGCGACAGCAAGGTTGAGACCTTCACGGTCACGGCTCAGGACGGGACGACCAAGCAGGTCAGCTTCACGATCCACGGTGCCAACGATGCCGCGGTGATCGGCGACCCGACCGTGGCGGACGTCACGGAAGACACGAACGTCAGCAACGGCAACCTGACCGCCACGGGCTCGATCTCGATCACCGATGCGGATCAGAACCAGGCCACGTTCCTGACCTCGGTCACCAAGGCGGACGGCACGCTGGGCGATCTCGTCCTGAACACGGACGGCACCTACACCTACTCCGTGGCCAACAGCGCCGTGCAGTTCCTGGGCGCCAGCGACAGCAAGGTCGAGACCTTCACGATCAAGTCGGCGGATGGCACCACCAAGGACGTGAGCTTCACGATCCACGGTGCCAACGACGCCGCCGTGATCGGCACGCCCACCGTGGCGGATGTCACGGAAGACGCCAACGTCAACGGTTCGGGCAATCTGACCGCCACGGGCTCGATCTCGATCACCGATGCGGATCAGAACCAGGCCACGTTCCTGACCTCGGTCACCAAGGCGGACGGCACCCTCGGCAGCCTGACCCTGGCAGCCGACGGCACCTACACCTACTCGGTCGCTAACAGCGCTGTGCAGTTCCTGGGCGCCAGCGACAGCAAGGTCGAGACCTTCACGATCAAGTCGGCGGATGGCACCACCAAGGACGTGAGCTTCACGATCCACGGTGCCAACGACGCCGCCGTGATCGGCACGCCCACCGTGGCGGACGTCACCGAGGATGTTGCCGTCAACGGCTCGGGTAATCTCACCGCCAGCGGCTCGATCTCGATCACCGATGCGGATCAGAACCAGGCCTCGTTCCAGACCACCGTCACCAAGGCGGACGGCACCCTCGGCAGCCTGACCCTGGCGGCCAATGGCACTTACACCTACTCGGTCGCTAACAGCGCCGTGCAGTTCCTGGGCGCCAGCGACACCAAGGTCGACACCTTCACGGTCACGGCCCTGGACGGGACTACCAAGCAGGTCAGCTTCACGGTCCAAGGCGCCAACGACGCCGCCGTGATCGGCACGCCTTCGGTGTCGACGGTGACCGAGGATGTTGCCGTCAACGGCTCGGGCAACCTGACCGCCACGGGTACGATCTCGATCAGCGACGCGGATCAGAACCAGGCCTCGTTAAGCACCACGGTGACCGCGGCCCAGGGCACCCTCGGCAGCCTGAGCCTGGCGGCCAATGGCTCCTACACCTACTCGGTCGCCAACAGCGCCGTGCAATACCTAGGAGCCGGTCAGACCAGGGTCGAGACATTCACGATCAAGTCAGCTGACGGCACAACCAAGGACGTGAGCTTCACGGTCCAAGGCGCCAACGACGCGGCCGTGATCGGCACGCCGTCGGTGTCGACGGTGACCGAGGATGTTGGCGTCAACGGCTCGGGCAACCTGACCGCCACCGGCTCGATCTCGATCAGCGATGCGGACCAGAACCAGGCCTCGTTCAGCACCACGGTGGCTGCGGCCCAGGGAAACCTCGGCACCCTGAGCCTGGCGGCCAACGGCACCTACACCTACACGGTGGCCAACAGCGCCGTGCAGTTCCTGGGCGCCAGCGACACCAAGGTCGACACCTTCACGGTCACGGCCCTGGACGGGACTACCAAGCAGGTCAGCTTCACGGTCCAAGGCGCCAACGACGCCGCCGTGATCGGCACGCCTTCGGTGTCGACGGTGACCGAGGATGTTGCCGTCAACGGCTCGGGCAACCTGACCGCCACGGGTACGATCTCGATCAGCGACGCGGATCAGAACCAGGCCTCGTTAAGCACCACGGTGACCGCGGCCCAGGGCACCCTCGGCAGCCTGAGCCTGGCGGCCAATGGCTCCTACACCTACTCGGTCGCCAACAGCGCCGTGCAATACCTAGGAGCCGGTCAGACCAGGGTCGAGACATTCACGATCAAGTCAGCTGACGGCACAACCAAGGACGTGAGCTTCACGGTCCAAGGCGCCAACGACGCGGCCGTGATCGGCACGCCGTCGGTGTCGACGGTGACCGAGGATGTTGGCGTCAACGGCTCGGGCAACCTGACCGCCACCGGCTCGATCTCGATCAGCGATGCGGACCAGAACCAGGCCTCGTTCAGCACCACGGTGGCTGCGGCCCAGGGAAACCTCGGCACCCTGAGCCTGGCGGCCAACGGCACCTACACCTACACGGTGGCCAACAGCGCCGTGCAGTTCCTGGGCGCCAGCGACACCAAGGTCGACACCTTCACGGTCACGGCCCTGGACGGGACTACCAAGCAGGTCAGCTTCACGGTCCAAGGCGCCAACGACGCCGCCGTGATCGGCACGCCTTCGGTGTCGACGGTGACCGAGGATGTTGCCGTCAACGGCTCGGGCAACCTGACCGCCACGGGTACGATCTCGATCAGCGACGCGGATCAGAACCAGGCCTCGTTAAGCACCACGGTGACCGCGGCCCAGGGCACCCTCGGCAGCCTGAGCCTGGCGGCCAATGGCTCCTACACCTACTCGGTCGCCAACAGCGCCGTGCAGTTCCTGAACAGCGGTGAGAGCCGGGTCGAGACGTTCACCGTCAAGGCGCTGGACGGCACCACCAAGGACGTCAGCTTCACCATCAACGGTGCAGATGAAGCGGTCGTGGCAGGGACAGCCACGATCAACGCAACTCCTGGAACTCCAAGCAATAAAACAACGGTAACTGTTCAGTTTTCAAAGTCAGTCTTCGCGCCGGGCGAAAGCACAGATGCAAATTCTGTCTTCGACATTAACGATTTCAGATGGAATGGCCAAGCTCTGCCAGGCAATTTCAACGTAACTGGATCGCTTTCATCGGACGGCAAAACGTGGACTGGAACCTTCGACGTTCCAGAAAACGCAAACGATGCGGCAGGAACACTCTCGATCGCGTCGACATATAAATTTAAGGATGGGTCTGCCGGTGCGACCGCGAGCCAGGCAACCACAATTCAGCCCGCCGGAGCGACGGGGGAGCCATTAAATCTGGCTTTAATGGTCCCCTCAAGTGCGCAGGGTGAGGTTACAGTTACGATCAAGGGGATACCGTCCGACTGGACCCTGAGCAGCGGCATCAAGAACGCCGACGGCTCTTGGACCGTGACGACGACCGATGTCGCGTCCCTGAGCGTCACCACCCCTGCAACCTACGTTGGGGCCGCCGTCCTGAACGTGGCCCTGGCCTGGACCAACACGGACGGGACCACCGGCACGACGACCATCGCGGACAACGTCGAGGCCTACGCCAAGGGCTCGCCGATCTTCGCCTGGTCCGGACACGACACGCTCACGGGCAGCACCGCTGCGGACCTGTTCGTGTTCGGCAACCCGATCGGAGAGGACAAGATCTACAGCTTCGACGCCGCGGCGGATAAGATCGACCTGATCGGCTACGGCGGGTTCAAGAGCTTCACGGACGTCCAGGCCCACTTGGCCGACGACGCGACCGGGAGCGCCGTGGTCACGCTCGCCGACGGCCAGACGATCACGCTCGATCACGTCCACGCCTCGGACCTGAGCGCGGCGAACTTCGTGTTCGACCAGACTCCGGCGGTGACCAACAGCGCGGCCATGGTCCTCAGCGACGGCGCGATGCTGCCGCTCAGCGGGGCGGTGACCAACACCGGCACCATCGCGCTCAACTCGACCGGCGGCGGCACCCTCCTGCAGGTCATCGACCAGGGCATCACCCTCACGGGGGGCGGCACGGTCAAGATGTCGGACGACGATGGCAACACCATCGCGGGCACCAAGGGTTCGGTCACGCTCACGAACCTCGACAACACGATCTCGGGCGCGGGCCAACTCGGGGGCGGCGCCCTCACGCTGACCAACCAGGCGTCCGGCAAGATCACCGCCGACGGCAGCCACGCCCTCGTGATCGACACCGGCACGACCGTGGTCGAGAATGCCGGCACCCTCGCGGCGACCGGAAGCGGCGGCCTCGTGGTGAAGGGTGCGCTCGACAACACCGGCACAGTGTGGGCCCACGGCGGCAACGTGACGGTCGAGGGCGCGGTGACCGGCTCCGGCACCGCACTCATCGACGGGAACGCGACCATGGAGTTCGGCGCGGCCTCCTCGGCCCACGTCGATCTCGGCCACGGCGACGGCACGCTGAAACTGGACGACAGCCTCCACTTCAATGGCAGCATCACCGGCTTCGGCGCTGGCGATCACGTCGACCTCGCCGACCTGCTGTTCGGATCGAGCACCTCGGTCTCCTACGCGGCCAACGCGCAGGGCACGGGCGGTCTCCTGAACGTGAGCGATGGGGTGCACACGGCGGCTCTGGCTCTGCAGGGCACCTATGACGCCGCGGCCTTCTCGCTCACCAAGGACAGCGACGGTCATGCTCTGGTCTCCTATGACCCGCTGCATCACGGGCTGGCCTGA
- a CDS encoding Flp family type IVb pilin: MIKSFFYDESGATAIEYGLLAALIAIALIAAASSVGTNLGTAFQNVAGNLR, from the coding sequence ATGATCAAGAGCTTTTTTTACGACGAGTCGGGTGCGACGGCGATCGAGTATGGACTGCTTGCTGCCTTGATTGCTATTGCTCTTATTGCTGCTGCTTCTTCAGTTGGAACAAACTTAGGCACTGCCTTCCAGAACGTCGCCGGTAATCTAAGGTAA